A genomic window from Cupriavidus metallidurans CH34 includes:
- a CDS encoding M48 family metallopeptidase, with amino-acid sequence MRFLGGYPPDVLAQVRALIDADRLGEHIARRYPDRHTIQTDRALYDYTSEIKQEYLRSAPPLHKVRYDARLDTAQHALGLHTAISRVQGGKLKAKKEIRVASLFKEAPPEFLRMIVVHELAHLKETDHDKAFYRLCEYMEPRYHQLEFDTRLFLAWREMEKRGGA; translated from the coding sequence ATGCGTTTTCTTGGCGGCTATCCGCCCGATGTGCTCGCGCAGGTGCGCGCACTGATCGATGCCGACCGTCTGGGCGAGCACATCGCCCGGCGCTACCCGGACCGCCACACGATCCAGACCGACCGCGCGCTCTACGACTACACCTCCGAGATCAAGCAGGAATACCTGCGCAGCGCGCCACCGCTGCACAAGGTGCGTTATGACGCGCGGCTGGACACCGCCCAGCACGCGCTGGGGCTGCATACCGCGATTTCTCGCGTGCAGGGTGGCAAGCTGAAAGCCAAGAAGGAAATCCGGGTGGCGTCGCTGTTCAAGGAAGCACCACCGGAATTCCTGCGCATGATCGTCGTGCACGAGCTCGCTCATTTGAAAGAGACCGACCACGACAAGGCGTTCTACCGGCTCTGCGAATATATGGAGCCGCGCTACCACCAACTGGAATTCGACACGCGATTATTCCTGGCGTGGCGAGAGATGGAAAAGCGCGGCGGCGCCTGA